The Oceanisphaera avium genome includes a region encoding these proteins:
- a CDS encoding flagellar motor protein MotB — protein MATFADLATLLMSFFVLLLAFAEMDVLKFKQVAGSMKYAFGVQNQLEVAEIPKGTSVIALEFRPGQPQPTPIDTIMQHTTDSTQAELDFQPGESDRAAGLSREKGDQDGSEQEEAPPIDQQTMVIAQELAEELSESIEQDAIEIEALGQQVVIRIKENASFSSGSAFLQPQFWPVVRKIGGLINDIPGEILVAGHTDDIQSSNELFRSNWELSSQRALAVAEQLLKVPNFDEERMVVMGMAGTRPLEGNDTAEHRRRNRRVEITLSQGKPKFTPPLDLNAPR, from the coding sequence ATGGCCACTTTTGCCGATTTAGCCACGCTGCTAATGAGCTTTTTTGTGCTGCTCTTAGCCTTTGCCGAAATGGATGTGCTGAAATTTAAGCAAGTGGCCGGCAGTATGAAATACGCCTTTGGCGTACAAAACCAATTAGAAGTGGCCGAAATTCCTAAAGGGACGTCGGTGATTGCGTTGGAGTTTAGACCCGGTCAGCCTCAGCCCACGCCGATTGATACCATAATGCAGCACACCACTGACTCCACTCAAGCTGAACTCGACTTCCAGCCCGGCGAATCGGATCGCGCCGCTGGACTTAGCAGAGAGAAGGGCGACCAAGATGGCTCTGAACAAGAAGAAGCGCCCCCTATAGATCAGCAAACGATGGTGATTGCCCAGGAGTTAGCAGAGGAGCTGAGCGAGTCCATTGAACAAGATGCTATCGAAATTGAAGCGCTTGGCCAACAAGTGGTGATCCGTATTAAAGAAAATGCCTCTTTCTCCTCGGGTTCTGCCTTTTTACAACCGCAATTTTGGCCGGTAGTAAGAAAAATTGGCGGCTTAATTAATGATATTCCGGGAGAAATTTTAGTCGCAGGCCACACCGATGATATTCAAAGTAGTAATGAGTTATTTCGTTCTAATTGGGAGCTGTCTTCTCAGCGTGCGTTAGCCGTTGCTGAGCAATTACTGAAAGTGCCCAATTTTGATGAAGAGCGCATGGTCGTGATGGGGATGGCGGGCACTCGCCCACTGGAAGGAAATGATACCGCTGAGCATCGTCGCCGTAATCGCCGCGTTGAAATCACGCTTTCCCAAGGTAAACCTAAATTTACGCCGCCGCTGGACTTAAACGCACCACGCTAA
- the pomA gene encoding flagellar motor protein PomA, with protein MDLATIIGLIGGLTFVGMSMVLGGSLGMYADVPSFFIVFVGSLFVVMMKFNLGQFLGAAKIAGKAFMFKLEKPEDLIERVVVLADSARKGGFLALEEAEITNPFLQKAVDMLVDGHEQSVVKQALEKDIDLNAERQELGAKIFRALGDVAPAMGMIGTLVGLVAMLANMDDPKAIGPAMAIALLTTLYGAVLANMIAMPIADKLELRSEEERLNRTLILDAILGIQDGQNPRVLQGLLENYLADNKRSKEE; from the coding sequence TTGGATTTAGCAACGATTATCGGGTTAATCGGCGGATTGACATTTGTCGGTATGTCCATGGTGCTAGGCGGCAGCTTGGGTATGTATGCGGATGTACCCTCATTTTTTATCGTCTTTGTTGGCTCTCTGTTTGTCGTCATGATGAAATTTAATTTAGGGCAGTTTTTAGGCGCGGCTAAAATTGCCGGCAAAGCCTTTATGTTTAAACTGGAAAAGCCAGAAGATTTGATTGAGCGAGTGGTGGTACTCGCCGACTCGGCTCGTAAAGGCGGCTTCTTAGCCCTTGAAGAAGCAGAAATTACCAATCCTTTTCTACAAAAAGCCGTAGATATGTTAGTGGATGGCCATGAGCAAAGTGTTGTAAAACAAGCGCTAGAAAAGGACATTGACTTAAACGCCGAGCGCCAAGAGCTAGGGGCAAAAATATTTCGTGCATTAGGTGATGTAGCACCGGCGATGGGCATGATAGGTACTTTAGTCGGGCTAGTCGCCATGTTGGCTAATATGGATGATCCTAAAGCCATAGGACCGGCCATGGCGATTGCGTTATTAACCACTCTGTATGGTGCCGTGTTGGCTAATATGATTGCCATGCCTATTGCCGATAAGCTAGAGCTGCGTTCAGAAGAAGAGCGCTTAAACCGAACCTTGATTTTAGATGCGATATTGGGCATTCAAGATGGGCAAAACCCCCGAGTGTTGCAAGGCTTACTAGAAAACTATTTGGCCGATAATAAACGGTCCAAGGAGGAGTAG
- the xseB gene encoding exodeoxyribonuclease VII small subunit: MATKKPENMDFESALAELENLVNQLEEGDLSLEHSLKSFERGVQLVRAGQQRLNQAEQQVQILLQQDDGQLTSFTALSEES, translated from the coding sequence GTGGCTACTAAAAAACCTGAAAATATGGATTTTGAAAGCGCCCTTGCAGAACTGGAAAACTTGGTCAACCAACTTGAAGAAGGTGACCTGAGCTTGGAGCACTCACTCAAATCGTTTGAGCGCGGCGTACAACTCGTGCGTGCCGGTCAACAACGTTTAAATCAAGCTGAACAGCAAGTACAGATTTTATTACAACAAGATGATGGACAGCTAACATCATTTACCGCGCTCTCTGAGGAGTCATAA
- the ispA gene encoding (2E,6E)-farnesyl diphosphate synthase — translation MAESLLQAQYQARIKEVLATTIARLTPLAPTLRAAMEYGLLRGGKRVRPLLVYASGELLSQSGASCNTAALDAAAAAIECIHAYSLIHDDLPAMDDDDLRRGEPTVHKAFDEATAILAGDALQALAFELLSQANLGLTPARQLRMIQELSLACGYQGMCGGQALDIQYEGQSIERAALEELHRHKTGALIVAAVRLGALCVEDMQEAHLSALSQYAHAIGLAFQVQDDILDITADTQTLGKTQGKDIMQQKSTYPALLGLDGARQLAEQLLAQALAALADIPYSTQTLEAFAHYIVKRDF, via the coding sequence GTGGCCGAAAGCTTACTGCAAGCGCAGTATCAAGCGCGCATTAAGGAAGTGTTGGCAACCACTATTGCCAGACTTACCCCCTTAGCCCCGACCCTTAGAGCCGCCATGGAATATGGCTTATTGCGCGGAGGAAAGCGGGTACGCCCTTTGCTGGTATATGCAAGTGGCGAGTTATTAAGTCAATCGGGTGCGAGCTGCAATACAGCGGCACTCGATGCCGCCGCCGCCGCCATAGAATGTATTCATGCTTATTCTTTAATTCATGACGACTTACCGGCCATGGATGATGATGACTTGCGCCGTGGCGAGCCGACTGTCCATAAAGCGTTTGATGAAGCTACGGCTATTTTAGCGGGCGATGCCCTTCAAGCCTTGGCTTTTGAATTATTAAGCCAAGCAAATTTAGGCTTAACTCCGGCGCGCCAACTGCGCATGATCCAAGAGCTGTCGCTCGCCTGTGGCTATCAGGGCATGTGTGGCGGGCAAGCTTTGGATATTCAATATGAGGGGCAAAGCATTGAACGCGCCGCTCTAGAAGAGCTACATCGCCATAAAACCGGCGCTTTAATTGTAGCCGCAGTCCGTTTAGGCGCCTTATGTGTAGAGGACATGCAAGAAGCGCATTTAAGCGCGCTCAGCCAGTACGCTCATGCCATAGGGCTCGCCTTTCAAGTACAAGATGATATTTTAGATATTACCGCCGATACCCAAACGCTCGGTAAAACCCAAGGTAAAGATATTATGCAGCAAAAAAGCACTTATCCGGCCTTATTAGGTCTGGATGGTGCCCGCCAGTTGGCTGAGCAATTGCTTGCTCAAGCCTTGGCGGCATTAGCTGATATCCCCTACTCCACTCAAACACTGGAAGCCTTCGCTCACTATATCGTGAAACGCGATTTTTAG
- the dxs gene encoding 1-deoxy-D-xylulose-5-phosphate synthase codes for MSLNIADYPTLALANMPDELRSLPQDKLPALCAELRSYLLHSVSQSSGHLASGLGVVELTVALHYVYNTPFDRLVWDVGHQAYPHKILTGRRDLLPSIRQFKGLHPFPWREESEYDTLSVGHSSTSISAALGMAIAADHEQQGRKVAAIIGDGAITAGMAFEALNHAGDIHKDMLVVLNDNEMSISENVGALNNHLARIMSGSLYSTLREGSKKALEIVPPLKAFAKRTEEHLKGMIIPGTLFEEFGFNYVGPIDGHDINALVETLRNMRKLKGPQFLHIMTRKGKGYQPAELDPIGYHGVPKFDPSQDSLPKAAVGSPSYSKVFGDWLCDMARVDDKLMAITPAMREGSGLVRFSKEFPTHYFDVAIAEQHAITLAAGMAIEGKKPVVAIYSTFLQRGYDQLIHDVALQKLDVLFAIDRAGIVGADGPTHQGAYDLSFMRTVPNMVIMTPSDENECRQMLFTGYQYSGPCAVRYPRGSGPGAAIEAQLQALDIGKGRIIQHASSDNNAVAILNFGSLLGEAKLAAQQLDATVVDMRFVKPLDEALLLSLLDSHTTLVTLEENAIMGGAGSAVNECLMRNKKLVPVLNLGLPDYFVEQGSQQQVLAKLGLDAEGILQAIRDYQAH; via the coding sequence ATGAGTCTCAATATTGCTGATTACCCCACCTTGGCCTTGGCGAACATGCCCGATGAGCTTCGCAGCCTCCCCCAAGATAAATTGCCCGCCTTGTGCGCCGAGCTAAGATCCTACTTACTGCATTCTGTTAGCCAAAGCAGTGGTCACCTTGCATCAGGTTTAGGGGTGGTTGAGCTGACGGTGGCGTTGCATTATGTGTATAACACCCCCTTTGATCGCCTAGTGTGGGATGTGGGCCATCAGGCCTATCCCCATAAAATTTTAACCGGGCGACGGGATTTGCTGCCTAGCATTCGCCAATTTAAAGGGCTGCATCCTTTTCCTTGGCGTGAAGAAAGCGAATACGACACCTTAAGTGTCGGGCATTCGAGTACCAGTATTAGCGCCGCTCTTGGCATGGCGATTGCCGCTGATCATGAGCAGCAAGGCCGCAAAGTCGCCGCCATTATTGGTGATGGCGCTATTACGGCGGGCATGGCGTTTGAAGCCCTCAACCATGCGGGTGATATTCATAAAGACATGCTAGTGGTGTTAAATGACAATGAGATGTCAATTTCTGAAAATGTCGGCGCCCTTAATAACCATCTCGCCCGTATTATGTCTGGCTCTTTGTACAGCACACTGCGTGAGGGCAGTAAAAAAGCCCTAGAAATTGTGCCACCGCTCAAGGCGTTTGCTAAGCGTACCGAAGAACACCTTAAAGGCATGATTATACCCGGTACTTTATTTGAAGAGTTTGGCTTTAATTATGTCGGCCCTATTGATGGGCATGATATTAATGCGCTTGTAGAAACGCTGCGCAATATGCGAAAACTGAAAGGGCCGCAGTTTTTACATATTATGACGCGCAAAGGTAAAGGCTATCAGCCCGCCGAGCTAGACCCTATTGGTTATCATGGCGTGCCTAAGTTTGATCCTAGCCAAGACTCACTGCCTAAAGCTGCAGTCGGCAGTCCCAGCTATTCCAAGGTATTTGGCGACTGGCTATGTGATATGGCTAGAGTTGATGACAAGCTCATGGCTATTACGCCAGCCATGCGCGAAGGCTCGGGCTTAGTGCGTTTTTCTAAAGAGTTTCCAACACATTATTTTGATGTTGCCATTGCCGAACAACATGCCATTACGTTGGCAGCAGGGATGGCAATTGAAGGCAAAAAGCCGGTTGTAGCCATTTACTCGACGTTTTTACAACGCGGTTATGATCAGCTGATCCATGATGTAGCGCTGCAAAAGCTCGATGTGTTATTTGCTATTGACCGTGCCGGCATAGTGGGCGCCGATGGCCCCACCCACCAAGGCGCTTATGACTTAAGCTTTATGCGCACCGTACCCAATATGGTGATTATGACGCCCAGTGATGAAAACGAATGTCGACAAATGCTCTTTACCGGTTATCAGTACTCAGGCCCTTGTGCCGTGCGCTATCCGCGCGGATCAGGCCCTGGTGCTGCTATTGAAGCGCAATTACAGGCACTCGACATTGGTAAGGGTCGCATTATTCAACACGCAAGCAGTGATAATAATGCGGTGGCCATTCTTAACTTTGGCAGCTTGCTAGGTGAGGCTAAATTAGCCGCACAGCAACTGGATGCCACCGTCGTAGATATGCGCTTTGTGAAGCCGCTGGATGAAGCGCTGCTATTGTCGTTATTAGACTCTCACACGACTTTGGTAACCTTGGAAGAAAACGCCATTATGGGCGGTGCTGGCTCAGCGGTAAATGAGTGCTTAATGCGCAATAAAAAATTAGTGCCGGTATTAAACTTAGGACTGCCCGATTATTTTGTAGAGCAAGGCAGCCAACAACAGGTCCTTGCTAAGCTTGGCTTAGATGCCGAGGGCATACTTCAGGCTATCCGCGACTATCAAGCTCATTAA
- a CDS encoding class I SAM-dependent methyltransferase has product MTSPVRVRYQTIEIGNKDIHLCTLRDNQQFSDPDGVAERLGICDTSWPLFGVLWPSSQVLANYMLDYDIEGKRILEVGCGIGLASILLNQRNADITATDYHPQVKTFLNRNTQLNNNKNITFERADWADEHSNLGRFDLIIGSDLLYEDQHIALLAGFINRHANPNCKVILVDPGRGRKNKISNDLLNFGFTSNHIKPEDTHYLAEPFKGHIMKFLRTQ; this is encoded by the coding sequence ATGACTTCGCCCGTGCGCGTACGTTATCAAACGATTGAGATTGGCAATAAAGACATTCACTTATGCACCTTACGCGATAACCAACAATTTAGTGATCCCGATGGCGTTGCCGAACGCTTAGGGATTTGCGATACCTCTTGGCCATTATTTGGCGTGCTTTGGCCCTCTAGCCAAGTGTTAGCTAATTACATGCTTGATTATGACATTGAAGGTAAGCGCATTCTTGAGGTGGGCTGTGGCATTGGTTTGGCGAGTATTTTACTAAATCAACGTAATGCCGATATTACGGCCACCGACTACCACCCCCAAGTCAAAACTTTCCTTAATAGAAATACGCAGCTTAACAACAATAAGAATATTACTTTTGAGCGCGCCGACTGGGCTGATGAACACAGTAATTTAGGGCGCTTTGACTTAATTATTGGCAGTGACTTATTATATGAAGATCAGCATATTGCCCTGCTGGCTGGCTTTATAAATCGCCATGCCAACCCTAACTGCAAAGTAATTTTAGTGGATCCGGGTCGGGGCAGAAAAAATAAAATCAGCAACGACTTGCTCAACTTTGGTTTTACTAGTAACCACATTAAGCCAGAAGATACTCATTACTTAGCAGAGCCTTTTAAAGGTCATATTATGAAGTTCTTACGCACTCAGTAA
- the fusA gene encoding elongation factor G: MTELSKYRNIGIFAHVDAGKTTTTERILKLTGKIHKSGETHDGESTTDFMDQEAERGITIQSAAVTCFWKGFQFNVIDTPGHVDFTVEVYRSLKVLDGGIGVFCGSSGVEPQSETNWRYANESGVARLIFVNKLDRLGADFLRVVQQTRDVLGANPVVMTLPIGTEENFKGVVNLLTREALVWDESGDPDKFSIEAVPADMVDQVEEYREKLIESAVEQDDDLMEAYMEGEEPSIEEIKRCIRKGTRTMEIFPAFCGSAFKNKGMQLILDAVVEYLPSPTEVDPQPLTDEEGNETGEFAIVDSSQPLKALAFKVMDDRFGALTFIRIYSGTIKKGDTVLNSATGKTERIGRMVEMMADQRSEIDSAHAGDIIAVVGMKNVQTGHTLCDVKHPCTLEAMVFPDPVISIAVAPKDKGGSEKMGVALGKLISEDPSFQVETDVDSGETILKGMGELHLDVKVDILKRTYGIELIVGEPQVAYRETITAEIEDSYTHKKQSGGSGQYGKIDYIIRPGDANTGFVFKSSVVGGNVPKEFWPAIEKGFGSMMNTGTIAGFPVLDVEFELIDGAFHAVDSSAIAFEIAAKGAFRQSIAKAKPQLLEPVMKVDVFTPEDHVGDVIGDLNRRRGMIKDQNAGMTGVRIKADVPLSEMFGYIGHLRTMTSGRGQFSMEFSHYSPCPANISEKVVAQVAERKAAEAKK; encoded by the coding sequence ATGACCGAATTATCCAAATACAGAAACATTGGTATTTTCGCGCACGTTGATGCGGGTAAAACCACCACCACTGAACGTATCCTGAAACTGACCGGAAAAATCCACAAGTCCGGTGAAACCCATGACGGTGAGTCTACTACTGACTTCATGGACCAAGAAGCTGAGCGCGGTATTACCATTCAGTCAGCTGCGGTAACCTGTTTCTGGAAAGGCTTTCAATTCAACGTGATCGACACCCCAGGACACGTTGACTTTACAGTTGAAGTTTATCGTTCACTGAAAGTATTAGACGGCGGTATCGGTGTATTCTGTGGTTCTAGCGGTGTTGAGCCTCAGTCTGAAACTAACTGGCGTTATGCGAACGAATCAGGCGTTGCTCGTTTGATTTTCGTTAACAAGCTAGACCGTTTAGGCGCTGACTTCTTGCGCGTAGTACAACAGACGCGTGACGTCTTAGGTGCAAACCCAGTAGTAATGACCTTACCTATTGGTACAGAAGAGAATTTTAAAGGCGTGGTAAACCTGCTGACTCGTGAAGCATTAGTGTGGGATGAGTCGGGTGACCCAGATAAGTTCAGCATTGAAGCCGTTCCTGCTGACATGGTTGACCAAGTTGAAGAATACCGTGAGAAGCTGATTGAGTCTGCCGTTGAGCAAGATGACGATCTGATGGAAGCTTACATGGAAGGCGAAGAGCCTAGCATTGAAGAGATCAAGCGTTGTATCCGTAAAGGTACGCGCACCATGGAAATCTTCCCTGCTTTCTGTGGTTCTGCCTTTAAAAACAAAGGTATGCAGTTAATTCTGGATGCCGTTGTTGAGTACTTGCCAAGCCCAACCGAAGTTGACCCACAGCCGTTAACTGACGAAGAAGGTAATGAAACAGGTGAGTTCGCTATCGTTGATTCAAGTCAGCCATTAAAAGCGTTAGCTTTTAAAGTCATGGATGACCGTTTTGGCGCCCTGACCTTTATCCGTATCTACTCAGGCACCATCAAAAAAGGTGACACAGTACTCAACAGTGCCACTGGCAAAACCGAGCGTATCGGTCGCATGGTAGAAATGATGGCGGATCAGCGCTCAGAAATTGACAGCGCACACGCCGGTGACATTATTGCCGTAGTGGGCATGAAAAACGTACAAACCGGTCACACTTTGTGTGATGTTAAGCACCCATGTACTCTAGAAGCCATGGTGTTCCCAGATCCTGTTATCTCTATTGCCGTTGCACCAAAAGATAAAGGTGGTTCTGAGAAAATGGGCGTGGCGTTGGGTAAGTTGATCTCAGAAGATCCTTCTTTCCAAGTAGAAACTGACGTTGACTCTGGCGAGACCATCCTAAAAGGCATGGGTGAGCTGCACTTAGATGTTAAGGTGGACATCCTAAAGCGCACTTATGGTATTGAGCTGATTGTTGGTGAGCCACAAGTAGCCTACCGTGAAACCATTACCGCTGAAATTGAAGACAGCTACACGCACAAGAAGCAGTCTGGTGGTTCAGGTCAGTACGGTAAGATTGACTACATCATTCGCCCAGGCGATGCCAATACCGGTTTTGTGTTTAAGTCTTCTGTAGTGGGCGGTAACGTTCCTAAAGAATTCTGGCCTGCTATCGAGAAAGGTTTCGGCAGCATGATGAACACAGGTACCATTGCTGGCTTCCCAGTATTGGACGTTGAGTTTGAGTTAATTGACGGTGCATTCCACGCCGTTGACTCCTCAGCTATTGCCTTTGAAATCGCCGCTAAAGGTGCGTTCCGCCAATCTATCGCTAAAGCTAAGCCACAGTTGCTTGAGCCTGTGATGAAAGTTGACGTGTTCACGCCTGAAGATCACGTAGGTGATGTTATTGGTGACTTGAACCGTCGTCGCGGTATGATCAAAGATCAAAATGCCGGTATGACAGGTGTTCGCATCAAGGCAGATGTGCCATTGTCTGAAATGTTTGGCTACATTGGTCACTTGCGTACTATGACTTCTGGTCGTGGTCAGTTCTCTATGGAGTTCTCACACTACTCACCTTGCCCAGCCAATATCTCTGAAAAGGTAGTGGCTCAGGTTGCCGAGCGTAAAGCGGCAGAAGCCAAGAAATAA
- a CDS encoding ABC transporter permease, whose amino-acid sequence MHSKLNNKLNDEQVPSRWARLCQSDFIYHFRRDKVAIISFALFMAMLVAALLSPWLAPFNPYDLATIDILDSELPPAWLEMGDTRFWLGTDVQGRDIFSTILYGSRVSLIIGLSAVALQLIIGIMVGLSAGYLGGRADSLLMRVADVQLSFSTMMVAIIVSAVFQATLGADFYGQYAVLMLVIIIGLAEWPQYARTIRASVLAEKKKEYVEAAKVMGFKPLRIMFRHILPNCLSPILVISTVQVANAIMSEAALSFLGLGMPVDQPSLGSLISMGFSYIFSGSWWITAFPGLYLVLLVLVINLLGDWLRDVFNPKFYKG is encoded by the coding sequence ATGCATAGTAAACTCAATAATAAGCTTAATGATGAGCAAGTACCGAGTCGCTGGGCACGGCTTTGTCAGTCAGATTTTATTTATCATTTTCGCCGCGATAAGGTCGCTATCATTAGCTTTGCCTTATTTATGGCCATGCTAGTGGCGGCCTTGCTCTCTCCTTGGTTAGCGCCTTTTAATCCCTATGATTTAGCGACCATTGATATCTTAGACTCTGAGCTACCACCGGCGTGGTTAGAGATGGGCGATACGCGTTTTTGGCTAGGTACCGATGTACAAGGGCGCGATATTTTCAGCACTATTTTATATGGCTCACGCGTGTCATTAATTATTGGGCTAAGTGCTGTGGCGCTGCAGCTGATAATCGGCATTATGGTGGGCTTGTCGGCGGGCTATTTGGGTGGGCGAGCCGATAGTCTCTTAATGCGCGTTGCTGATGTGCAATTATCTTTTTCCACTATGATGGTGGCCATTATAGTGTCTGCGGTGTTTCAAGCCACCTTGGGAGCTGATTTCTACGGCCAATATGCGGTGTTAATGTTAGTGATCATTATTGGTTTAGCAGAATGGCCACAATATGCCCGTACTATTCGCGCCAGTGTATTAGCAGAAAAGAAAAAAGAATACGTAGAAGCGGCCAAGGTGATGGGCTTTAAACCGCTGCGTATTATGTTTCGCCATATTTTACCTAACTGCTTATCGCCTATTTTAGTCATCTCTACAGTCCAAGTGGCAAATGCCATTATGAGCGAAGCCGCGCTGTCTTTTTTAGGCTTGGGCATGCCTGTTGATCAACCTTCGCTGGGCTCTTTGATCAGTATGGGTTTTAGCTATATTTTCTCCGGCTCTTGGTGGATCACCGCTTTTCCTGGCCTGTATTTAGTGCTGTTAGTGCTAGTTATTAATTTATTGGGTGATTGGTTGCGCGATGTCTTTAACCCTAAATTTTATAAGGGATAA
- a CDS encoding ABC transporter permease: MLTFLLKRLFQMIVVMFVISLVAFSIQDNLGDPLRELVGQSVSEQVREQMRTELGLNDPFLVKYGRFLGQALQGDFGLSYFYKKPTLEVIFDKLPATLELVFCSTVLIISLSIPLGVYCAIKPRALGARLIMGLSIVGISVPVFLTAILLMYVFSIELGWLPAYGRGVLTSPFGWQSGLFNWQGFRNLILPTVALSSIMLPLFIRLVRSEMLEQLSSEYVKFAWAKGLNKYRIWFLHALKNTLLPLITVGGVQIGTMVAYTILTETVFQWPGIGLLFLDAINRVDTPLITTYVIFVGFVFVLTNTLVDLIYGLINPTVNLAAKG, translated from the coding sequence ATGTTAACTTTCTTATTGAAACGACTGTTTCAGATGATAGTGGTGATGTTTGTCATCAGCTTAGTGGCGTTTTCAATTCAAGATAATCTGGGCGATCCCCTACGTGAGCTCGTAGGGCAGTCGGTGTCTGAACAAGTGCGCGAGCAAATGCGCACTGAGCTTGGGCTCAACGATCCGTTTTTAGTTAAATACGGTCGCTTTTTAGGCCAAGCACTGCAGGGGGATTTTGGGCTGTCGTACTTTTATAAAAAGCCCACCTTAGAAGTGATTTTTGATAAGTTGCCTGCCACCTTGGAGTTAGTCTTTTGCTCTACGGTGTTAATTATTAGCTTAAGTATTCCGCTGGGTGTGTACTGCGCCATTAAACCGCGGGCTTTAGGCGCGCGCCTAATAATGGGGCTGAGCATTGTTGGTATATCGGTGCCGGTCTTTTTAACTGCCATTTTATTAATGTATGTGTTTTCCATTGAGCTAGGCTGGCTACCCGCCTATGGCCGCGGCGTACTAACTAGCCCTTTTGGCTGGCAATCTGGCTTATTTAACTGGCAAGGCTTTCGCAATTTAATCCTGCCCACTGTCGCTTTATCTTCCATTATGCTGCCACTCTTTATTCGCTTAGTACGCTCTGAAATGTTGGAACAATTAAGCAGTGAATATGTAAAGTTTGCGTGGGCAAAGGGCTTAAATAAATATCGTATTTGGTTTTTGCATGCCTTAAAAAACACCTTGTTACCCTTAATTACCGTGGGCGGGGTGCAAATTGGCACTATGGTGGCTTATACCATTTTAACGGAAACAGTCTTTCAATGGCCGGGCATTGGCTTATTGTTCTTAGATGCCATTAATAGAGTCGATACGCCGCTGATCACCACCTATGTCATTTTTGTCGGTTTTGTCTTTGTGTTAACCAATACCTTAGTGGACTTAATTTATGGCTTAATTAACCCCACCGTCAACTTAGCGGCTAAGGGATAG